AGCGAAAATCATCGCATTGTGTTCTTACCTTCATCGCCTTCAGATTTGACTGGGAATAACAGCTACCAGATCAATGACGTTGTTGGCAATACAATCACAACATCGAAAACGGCTGCGGATCCTTGGCCTGCTGAATCACCCTCCCGACGTTTCTATATCTACGAAAACTCAGTCAGCTTCTGCTTTGATAACAATACTGGAACCCTTGAGCGCCGTATTAACAATGGCACTCAAAACAGTACGACTTTGGCAATGAACATTGCTGGCGGCAGCGGATTTAATTTGGGCACCACATCATTAGCCAGCGGTAACTTGGTGAATATCACTTACAAGTTCAGCCAATCCGGTGAGTCCTCGGTCTACAACCAACAAGTGCAGGTTCTCAATGCACCATAAAGCTACATCTTCCAAACGCCAAAAAGGCAGCATGTTAATCATCGCGGTATTTGCGATGACAGCCTTGGCGGCTCTCGGTGCAGCGCTGATGCAAATCACCACCTCACAAAGCGATACCACTACCCGTGAAGTGTTGGGCACCCGTGCCTGGCTGGCGGCAAATAGCGGCACTGAAATGGCGATGGCGAGGCTATTTCCGCTAGCGAAAGATGCTAACAACTTACCTGCAGCAACGTGCAGCGAGGCACCTGTTGTAACGACTTTTAGTTCTGCTGGCCTGCGCGGCTGTTCGGTTTCAGTGACTTGCGAAACCATTGATGCAGGGGAGTTTGTGCAATACCACGTTGAGAGCAAGGGGCAATGCGGTAGTAGTGCGCATCAGGTTGTTAGGGTTCAGGAAAGCTGGGCAAGGGGGATTCAGTGATGAGGCCATATCTACTTTTTTTCACTGTCGCCATGTTTAGTATCTCGGCGCACTCATCAAATTCTGCTTATTTTCCCGGGCCAGCTCAAGCTCCTAATATTGGTGGAATAGCAAACAACTGTGGAGTACACCTGCCCGGCAAAATGAATAGTTGTATTCAAATCCTTGACCATTCCACAATATACCAGCCTGAAATCTCCCCAGTTGAAGTGGGTTTTGAAGGGTTATTTCATTCTTACGAAACGACATGTAATAACTACGGAGGGGCTGAGGCTAAAGAGTGCTCTGCTATTGCATTGCGGGCACCAGATAAAGGACTAAAACCATTGGACTTGGCTTCTAATGGAGGTGTACTTGATAGTGATGTTTACCCAACTGCTGATGGATGGTCTAACGAGTATCATGAGTTTGATGCAAGTTCTCCTAACTACAGCATGGTCACCATTCCAAAGGGCAAAGTACATTTTAAGCCAGGTGTATATCACTTTGGCCAGCTTGTTTTGAACCAGAATGTTGAGTTAACGGTTGAAGGGCCAGTTGAAATTCATGTCAATAATCTTAAAACCTACAATGGCACGAAGGTGAATGTTATTGGCAATCCCCAAAATCTAATATTCTGGGTTCATGAGCAAGAAAGCGCTGATGGTTACTACAGTGCGCAGCTCGGAGCAGATTCAGTGATGTACGGCTATGTCTATTCTGTTGGTACAGTGAAAATGGCAGGTACGACAAGTGAACCATCTTGGGGAACAACAATATATGGTGCCGTAACAGCAAAAACTCTCGTCATGGCAATGCGCTCGATAATTAAGTATGGCGGGCCACTGGAAAGTTATGAGCTTAGACTTGATCCATCTTCTGAAAGCACTAATACGTGTTCGCGTATTCCGGTTATCTTCAATGTGACGGATGCTGATGGTGCGATTCAGCGCAATATTTCAGGTGATTTGTCGGTTAAAGCCTTGAACTTTAAAAACTCGGCTTGTTGGGCAACCAGTGAATTTGGGGGGTGTACTGGGCCAGATAGAACAGTTGTTTTGAGAAATGGTAGTACGAAACTCTGGCTCCAAAACAAAGCCATCGGCACCGTAAACGCAGAAGCCACTTTTACCTCAAATGAAACCGGAGAACTCATCTCCGAGCAAGGTAATTACACTTTTACAGCTGGAGGGTTCCGCTTCTCTCCTTCGCCATTAAAAATGGTGGCAGGTAAACCGGAGAAATTAACCATTGAAGCAGTTTATGGCGATTGTGACCCAACGCCTATCCCTGAATATGAGGGGAGAAAACAACTGAGTGTTGGGAATGCCAGCTATCTGCAACCCAACTACACCTCTACAGGAGCACCACATAAACCGTCGGTAAATGGAGCTGTCGGTGCTCAAACCATCGAAGTGCAGTTTTCGAAAGGTGTAGCAAAAGATGCTCTGACCTTAAATTATTCTGATGCAGGTGTGCTCTCTATTCCCATCTCTGAAGTCCAAAGTACAAATGCTGCTGGCAGTGATAGCGCCACTGATGTTGACGAAGATTCGAAGGGCGTTGAAAGCAGGCAGTTAAATGGAGATGTCTCTTTGCATGCTCGCCCATATACTTTTGCTATTTGCGGCAGCTTACCTTCACTCTCAGATGTGTCGAGTCAGAAGGCTTTTATCAAAGCTGGAGACCCGTTTACCGCTACATTGAAACCTGTCATATGGCAAAGCGGAGATTTGACAGGAACTGCGCTGAACAATGGAGGCGTCGTTCCGCTCAAACCAAATTTCTGTGGGCGAGCCACAACACCGAGCTTTTGGCATCAGAATGCGCCGGCCGCCACCGTGACCTTGGATGAAACTGCCTTTGTGGTCACGCCAGTTAACGGAAGTAATGCGTCCATAACCGGTATTGTTCCTCTTGCAAATACAGAAACGAATAATGCGAGTGATGTAAACAACGTTCGTTATCGATTTGTAGATGTCTCACTTGATGAAGTCGGCGCATTTGGAGTTCGTTCAAAGCTGGCAGTAAATTACCTCGATATGACAGTTAATCCAGGGGAAAGGCCATTAGGACGTTTTTATCCCTCCCACTTCTCTGTTTCCGGCAGTTTGACTTCTGCTATCACTGCCAGTGAAGACAGCGACGGCGATGGTTTTACTTACCTCAATCAGCCTTTCGATGGTCAATACACGGTTTATGCGATGACGGCCGATAATAAGCCGGTCAAGAATTACCACCTGTTCGGCGATGCATACAAAGCAGTCTTTGAAGACTGGGTGATTAACCCATCTTCTGAAAGTCCAGTTGTTGGCAAAGACCTCTCCGAGCGTTGGGTGAGAGCTGGGAAAACAGGTTGGAAGGTGGGAAGTGACGGTACGAGCCAGTTGTCGCTTAATTCGGAACGCATGATCCTAGAAAAAGGAAACGTACCTGAAGGACCTTTTGACCCGCTGCACTTTGCGGTTGGGGTGATCAAAGATGATATCGATAACACCGACTTCATCTATTGCGACATTCAAAATGTCGCTGGGTGCGAGACCAAGGTTATCAGACCAGTTAGTGGAGAGAGACCATCAATAGGTGGTGCCGAATTTTCTACGGGCGAATTTATGTTTGGCCGGATGCGCATGGAAGGATTTACTGAAACCCAAGATCTTTCGCGTGAACAAAAGATGCCCGTCGTAGTCGAAGTCTTTAATGGACAGCGTTTTGTCACCAATACACGAGATAATGCATCAGAAATATCGACCGATATCGGTGAGAAAGAAGTGCTATTCAGCAGTACCAGCGAAGAAGCCAATCGTGCCCAGATTTTCTTGCGCGATAGCGCCAATCGCACCATCACAAAGAAAACTGTCGAAAATGGCCGCTCCGAGTTTGTTGTGAAGGCTCCGGCTCAAAATGGCAATTTAAACCGGGAGCAGTTCCGTTACTGGCAGAGGCTGGATACGGCGATCGGAAGCGCTGCACCACAGACCTGGTTGCAACATAATTGGCAGGGTACGCAATTTGATGATGATCCCAGCGCAATAGGAACCTTTGGGTTTTACCGGGGAAGTGATCGTGTCATCTATAAAGGTGAAAAAAACATCACATTGACAGGGGAATGAAAAAAAAGACAGATCTCATTCAGGTTTGTAGATCATCACCTTGCCGCGCCCCGTCAGCGTTGGTACATTTAGCGGAATTTGAAGAATTTTAACGCTTGCAGGATTAACCGAAGATTATGTTTAAGAAACTTCGTGGCATGTTCTCTAACGATCTGTCTATCGATCTGGGAACAGCTAACACTCTCATCTATGTAAAAGGGCAAGGGATCGTTCTGGATGAACCTTCTGTTGTCGCAATTCGTCAAGATCGTGCAGGCTCACCAAAAAGCGTCGCGGCAGTCGGTCATGAAGCAAAACAAATGCTGGGCCGTACGCCAGGAAACATCGCAGCCATTCGTCCAATGAAAGACGGCGTTATCGCTGACTTCTACGTGACCGAGAAAATGCTGCAGCACTTCATCAAAACCGTTCACGACCACAGTTTTATGCGCCCTAGCCCACGCGTGCTGGTGGCAGTTCCTTGTGGCTCTACTCAAGTTGAGCGTCGTGCTATCCGTGAATCTGCACTGGGTGCGGGTGCGCGTGAAGTGTATTTGATTGACGAGCCAATGGCGGCAGCAATCGGTGCTGGTCTGCCAGTGTCTGAAGCGACCGGTTCTATGGTGGTCGATATCGGTGGTGGCACCACTGAGGTAGCGGTTATCTCTCTGAACGGTGTGGTGTACTCATCTTCTGTACGTATCGGTGGTGATCGCTTTGACGAGTCCATCATCAACTATGTGCGTCGTAACTACGGCAGCTTGATTGGTGAAGCAACGGCTGAGCGCATTAAGCACGAAATCGGCTCTGCTTACCCAGGTGACGAAGTTCGTGAAATCGAAGTACGTGGTCGTAACCTCGCAGAAGGTGTGCCACGTAGTTTTACTCTGAATTCCAACGAGATTCTGGAAGCGCTGCAAGAGCCGCTGACAGGTATCGTGTCTGCTGTGATGGTTGCACTGGAACAGTGTCCGCCAGAGCTGGCATCTGACATCTCTGAGCGCGGTATGGTGCTGACTGGTGGTGGTGCACTGTTGCGCGACCTGGACCGTCTGCTGACCGAAGAAACCGGCATTCCGGTTGTTGTTGCTGAAGAGCCGCTGACCTGTGTTGCACGTGGTGGTGGTAAAGCGCTGGAAATGATCGACATGCACGGTGGCGATCTGTTCAGCGAAGATTGATCTTCTTCCATCAACAAACAGGTTGTAACTGAATGAAACCAATTTTTGGCCGTGGGCCATCGCTACAATTACGCCTGTTCTTCGCTCTTTTAATATCAGCCAGCCTTATGCTGGCTGATAGTCGTTTGGGTGCCTTCACCAATTTCCGTTATTTGCTGAACTCGCTAGTCGCGCCGTTGCAA
The nucleotide sequence above comes from Grimontia kaedaensis. Encoded proteins:
- a CDS encoding DUF6701 domain-containing protein; this encodes MRPYLLFFTVAMFSISAHSSNSAYFPGPAQAPNIGGIANNCGVHLPGKMNSCIQILDHSTIYQPEISPVEVGFEGLFHSYETTCNNYGGAEAKECSAIALRAPDKGLKPLDLASNGGVLDSDVYPTADGWSNEYHEFDASSPNYSMVTIPKGKVHFKPGVYHFGQLVLNQNVELTVEGPVEIHVNNLKTYNGTKVNVIGNPQNLIFWVHEQESADGYYSAQLGADSVMYGYVYSVGTVKMAGTTSEPSWGTTIYGAVTAKTLVMAMRSIIKYGGPLESYELRLDPSSESTNTCSRIPVIFNVTDADGAIQRNISGDLSVKALNFKNSACWATSEFGGCTGPDRTVVLRNGSTKLWLQNKAIGTVNAEATFTSNETGELISEQGNYTFTAGGFRFSPSPLKMVAGKPEKLTIEAVYGDCDPTPIPEYEGRKQLSVGNASYLQPNYTSTGAPHKPSVNGAVGAQTIEVQFSKGVAKDALTLNYSDAGVLSIPISEVQSTNAAGSDSATDVDEDSKGVESRQLNGDVSLHARPYTFAICGSLPSLSDVSSQKAFIKAGDPFTATLKPVIWQSGDLTGTALNNGGVVPLKPNFCGRATTPSFWHQNAPAATVTLDETAFVVTPVNGSNASITGIVPLANTETNNASDVNNVRYRFVDVSLDEVGAFGVRSKLAVNYLDMTVNPGERPLGRFYPSHFSVSGSLTSAITASEDSDGDGFTYLNQPFDGQYTVYAMTADNKPVKNYHLFGDAYKAVFEDWVINPSSESPVVGKDLSERWVRAGKTGWKVGSDGTSQLSLNSERMILEKGNVPEGPFDPLHFAVGVIKDDIDNTDFIYCDIQNVAGCETKVIRPVSGERPSIGGAEFSTGEFMFGRMRMEGFTETQDLSREQKMPVVVEVFNGQRFVTNTRDNASEISTDIGEKEVLFSSTSEEANRAQIFLRDSANRTITKKTVENGRSEFVVKAPAQNGNLNREQFRYWQRLDTAIGSAAPQTWLQHNWQGTQFDDDPSAIGTFGFYRGSDRVIYKGEKNITLTGE
- a CDS encoding PulJ/GspJ family protein, whose translation is MALFTRKPRGFTLVELIVTLTILAIVSVGIFGFIESSASGYVESRNREALQSEARFAVERVGRELRHAVPNSLHIHSGGQCLMFMPIRYSGTYHQLVEGENTLSVALSTQETDWQSKVSENHRIVFLPSSPSDLTGNNSYQINDVVGNTITTSKTAADPWPAESPSRRFYIYENSVSFCFDNNTGTLERRINNGTQNSTTLAMNIAGGSGFNLGTTSLASGNLVNITYKFSQSGESSVYNQQVQVLNAP
- the mreB gene encoding rod shape-determining protein MreB — encoded protein: MFKKLRGMFSNDLSIDLGTANTLIYVKGQGIVLDEPSVVAIRQDRAGSPKSVAAVGHEAKQMLGRTPGNIAAIRPMKDGVIADFYVTEKMLQHFIKTVHDHSFMRPSPRVLVAVPCGSTQVERRAIRESALGAGAREVYLIDEPMAAAIGAGLPVSEATGSMVVDIGGGTTEVAVISLNGVVYSSSVRIGGDRFDESIINYVRRNYGSLIGEATAERIKHEIGSAYPGDEVREIEVRGRNLAEGVPRSFTLNSNEILEALQEPLTGIVSAVMVALEQCPPELASDISERGMVLTGGGALLRDLDRLLTEETGIPVVVAEEPLTCVARGGGKALEMIDMHGGDLFSED
- a CDS encoding MSHA biogenesis protein MshP, whose translation is MHHKATSSKRQKGSMLIIAVFAMTALAALGAALMQITTSQSDTTTREVLGTRAWLAANSGTEMAMARLFPLAKDANNLPAATCSEAPVVTTFSSAGLRGCSVSVTCETIDAGEFVQYHVESKGQCGSSAHQVVRVQESWARGIQ